One part of the Halobacteriovorax vibrionivorans genome encodes these proteins:
- a CDS encoding arginase family protein gives MGWKEVDENLAKRKSQSIANVMSKEANDSQNSILISANDLGVVRNGGRRGAALGPRVLISQLQKFANHQKIKNISLIDITDQSEDDFNQMQKNSINEISKIKSQKIIHLGGGHDHIYPLVSGLKFNNPLIINIDAHLDTRDDEIHHSGTPFRQLANEKKIKLLQIGIHEYANVSQNYQGIEMDVIDTKTLKQKSNLFRDVSFLNEVYEKHDGDIVFSIDADAIAGCDMQSVSAVNHDGIPFEFLRMLVDQYQRYTKDKKQTLGIYEYNPLFDELSAKDARSLASLIYDFLI, from the coding sequence ATGGGGTGGAAAGAGGTAGATGAGAATTTGGCAAAAAGAAAATCACAATCAATAGCGAATGTGATGTCTAAAGAGGCCAATGATTCACAAAATTCAATTCTAATTAGTGCAAATGATCTTGGGGTCGTAAGAAATGGTGGTCGCCGCGGAGCAGCTTTAGGCCCTCGTGTTCTAATCTCTCAATTACAAAAATTCGCAAATCATCAGAAGATAAAAAATATTTCTTTAATTGATATTACAGATCAAAGTGAAGATGACTTCAACCAAATGCAAAAGAACTCAATTAATGAGATCAGCAAAATAAAGTCACAGAAAATTATTCATTTAGGAGGAGGACACGACCATATCTATCCTCTTGTTTCAGGACTGAAGTTCAACAACCCATTAATCATTAATATCGATGCTCACTTGGATACACGAGATGATGAAATCCATCACTCAGGAACTCCCTTTAGACAATTGGCAAATGAAAAGAAAATAAAGCTGCTCCAAATTGGTATCCACGAATATGCTAATGTTTCTCAAAACTACCAAGGCATAGAAATGGATGTCATCGATACGAAAACCCTTAAACAAAAATCGAATCTCTTTAGAGACGTATCTTTCTTAAATGAAGTTTATGAAAAGCACGATGGCGATATTGTTTTTAGTATCGATGCTGACGCTATTGCTGGTTGTGATATGCAAAGTGTGAGTGCAGTAAACCATGATGGTATTCCATTTGAATTTCTAAGAATGCTAGTAGACCAGTACCAACGATATACAAAAGACAAGAAACAGACTCTTGGTATTTATGAATACAATCCACTCTTTGATGAATTGTCTGCAAAGGATGCAAGAAGTCTAGCTTCTCTTATTTATGATTTTTTAATTTGA